A genomic stretch from Anticarsia gemmatalis isolate Benzon Research Colony breed Stoneville strain chromosome 26, ilAntGemm2 primary, whole genome shotgun sequence includes:
- the hrg gene encoding poly(A) polymerase hiiragi isoform X2 — protein MSESKFKYADYVGKFSNLLAAVFKNIMNGPKPIDIEKTSELKDSLVPYGVFESEQEMHHRMEVLGSLHRLVRQWIREESLRKNMPPSVADTVGGNIYTFGSYRLGVHHRGADIDALCVAPRHIDRTDYFASFYELLKTQPQVKDLRAVEDAFVPVIKMNFDGIEIDLLFARLALKEIPDSFDLRDDMLLKNLDQKCVRSLNGCRVTDEILRLVPNINNFRLTLRAIKLWAKRHGIYSNTLGYLGGVSWAMLVARTCQLYPNAMPATLVHKFFLVFSQWKWPQPVLLKQPDSVNLGFPVWDPRVNISDRFHLMPIITPAYPQQNSTFNVCASTRTVIMEEFRLGLAITDEIMMGKCGWERLFEAPNFFSRYKHFIVLLASSASPDDQLQWCGLIESKIRHLITTLERNSYITIAHVNPECYNSVPLNTNNGQPLALPPGAPMPTDPAPEVKKNENGEVIANYCSMWFIGLVFEKTNLNVDLTHDIVSFTKTVNYQAENTNMLREGMTIEARHVRRKQLHQYLSGSLLKRERTTSGTKRRQEPQTVVSNKKIKRLSESSTDEVSVLSYNEDSNSSNMYEVNIQNGAAVAGVAAVAGVAGVAGVAAVAGVAPSAEASTSSSIACT, from the exons ATGTCtgaaagtaaatttaaatatgCAGATTATGTAGGTAAATTTAGTAATCTACTAGCCgctgtctttaaaaatattatgaatg GTCCAAAGCCCATAGACATAGAAAAGACAAGTGAGCTAAAAGACTCGCTGGTCCCGTACGGCGTGTTCGAGTCAGAGCAGGAGATGCACCACCGCATGGAAGTCCTGGGCTCGCTGCACCGCCTCGTGCGCCAGTGGATCCGCGAGGAGTCGTTGCGCAAGAACATGCCGCCCAGTGTGGCCGATACCGTCGGCGGGAATATTTATACTTTTGGATCTTACAGACTTGGG GTACATCACAGAGGTGCTGATATAGACGCCCTGTGCGTGGCCCCGCGACACATTGATAGAACCGACTACTTTGCATCCTTCTATGAACTATTGAAGACACAGCCTCAG GTAAAAGACTTGAGAGCGGTAGAGGACGCATTCGTGCCCGTAATTAAGATGAATTTTGACGGAATTGAGATTGACTTGCTGTTCGCCAGACTGGCGCTCAAAGAAATACCAG ACTCATTTGATCTCCGCGACGACATGTTGCTAAAGAACTTGGACCAGAAGTGCGTGCGCTCGCTCAACGGTTGTCGCGTCACGGACGAGATACTACGTCTCGTGCCCAACATCAACAACTTTAGACTCACGCTTAGAGCTATCAAGCTCTGGGCTAAAC GCCACGGCATCTACTCCAACACGCTGGGCTACCTGGGCGGCGTGTCGTGGGCCATGCTGGTGGCGCGCACGTGCCAGCTGTACCCCAACGCCATGCCGGCCACGCTGGTGCACAAGTTCTTCCTGGTTTTCAGCCAGTGGAAGTGGCCGCAGCCGGTACTGCTGAAGCAGCCGGACTCCGTCAACCTCGGCTTCCCTGTCTGGGACCCTAGG GTGAACATATCGGACCGCTTCCACTTGATGCCGATCATAACTCCGGCCTACCCTCAACAGAACTCCACATTCAACGTGTGCGCATCTACCAGGACTGTTATCATGGAGGAGTTCCGACTTG GTCTAGCAATAACGGACGAGATAATGATGGGCAAGTGCGGCTGGGAGCGTCTGTTCGAGGCGCCCAACTTCTTCTCCCGCTACAAGCACTTCATCGTGCTGCTGGCGTCGTCCGCCAGCCCCGACGACCAGCTGCAGTGGTGCGGACTCATCGAGAGCAAGATCAGACATCTTATCA CAACCCTGGAGCGCAACTCGTACATAACGATAGCGCACGTGAACCCGGAGTGCTACAACTCGGTGCCGCTCAACACCAACAACGGACAGCCGCTCGCCTTGCCGCCAG gAGCCCCAATGCCGACAGATCCTGCCCCTGAAGTGAAAAAGAATGAAAAC gGAGAAGTGATAGCGAACTACTGCTCGATGTGGTTCATAGGGCTGGTGTTCGAGAAGACGAACCTCAACGTGGACCTGACGCACGACATCGTGTCCTTCACCAAGACCGTCAACTACCAGGCCGAGAACACCAACATGCTGCGTGAGGGCATGACTATTGAG GCGCGGCACGTCCGTCGCAAGCAGCTCCACCAATACCTATCAGGTTCACTGCTGAAACGTGAACGAACCACATCGGGCACCAAGCGCCGCCAGGAGCCACAAACAGTAGTCTCCAACAAGAAGATCAAACGACTCTCCGAGAGCAGT ACGGATGAGGTGAGCGTGTTGTCGTACAACGAGGACTCGAACTCGTCGAACATGTACGAGGTGAACATCCAGAACGGCGCGGCGGTGGCGGGGGTCGCGGCCGTGGCGGGGGTCGCGGGGGTCGCCGGGGTCGCGGCCGTGGCGGGCGTGGCGCCGAGCGCCGAGGCGTCCACGTCCAGCAGTATCGCGTGCACGTAG
- the hrg gene encoding poly(A) polymerase hiiragi isoform X3 yields MSKMWPASQYSHSNAHQQQNNAGKANEHQNQQNLKTLGMTSAISMAGPKPIDIEKTSELKDSLVPYGVFESEQEMHHRMEVLGSLHRLVRQWIREESLRKNMPPSVADTVGGNIYTFGSYRLGVHHRGADIDALCVAPRHIDRTDYFASFYELLKTQPQVKDLRAVEDAFVPVIKMNFDGIEIDLLFARLALKEIPDSFDLRDDMLLKNLDQKCVRSLNGCRVTDEILRLVPNINNFRLTLRAIKLWAKRHGIYSNTLGYLGGVSWAMLVARTCQLYPNAMPATLVHKFFLVFSQWKWPQPVLLKQPDSVNLGFPVWDPRVNISDRFHLMPIITPAYPQQNSTFNVCASTRTVIMEEFRLGLAITDEIMMGKCGWERLFEAPNFFSRYKHFIVLLASSASPDDQLQWCGLIESKIRHLITTLERNSYITIAHVNPECYNSVPLNTNNGQPLALPPGAPMPTDPAPEVKKNENGEVIANYCSMWFIGLVFEKTNLNVDLTHDIVSFTKTVNYQAENTNMLREGMTIEARHVRRKQLHQYLSGSLLKRERTTSGTKRRQEPQTVVSNKKIKRLSESSVSNAPSTDEVSVLSYNEDSNSSNMYEVNIQNGAAVAGVAAVAGVAGVAGVAAVAGVAPSAEASTSSSIACT; encoded by the exons ATGTCGAAGATGTGGCCCGCGTCGCAGTACTCGCACAGCAACGCCCACCAGCAGCAGAACAATGCTGGCAAGGCCAATGAGCACCAGAATCAACAGAACTTGAAGACACTGGGCATGACCTCTGCTATATCCATGGCAG GTCCAAAGCCCATAGACATAGAAAAGACAAGTGAGCTAAAAGACTCGCTGGTCCCGTACGGCGTGTTCGAGTCAGAGCAGGAGATGCACCACCGCATGGAAGTCCTGGGCTCGCTGCACCGCCTCGTGCGCCAGTGGATCCGCGAGGAGTCGTTGCGCAAGAACATGCCGCCCAGTGTGGCCGATACCGTCGGCGGGAATATTTATACTTTTGGATCTTACAGACTTGGG GTACATCACAGAGGTGCTGATATAGACGCCCTGTGCGTGGCCCCGCGACACATTGATAGAACCGACTACTTTGCATCCTTCTATGAACTATTGAAGACACAGCCTCAG GTAAAAGACTTGAGAGCGGTAGAGGACGCATTCGTGCCCGTAATTAAGATGAATTTTGACGGAATTGAGATTGACTTGCTGTTCGCCAGACTGGCGCTCAAAGAAATACCAG ACTCATTTGATCTCCGCGACGACATGTTGCTAAAGAACTTGGACCAGAAGTGCGTGCGCTCGCTCAACGGTTGTCGCGTCACGGACGAGATACTACGTCTCGTGCCCAACATCAACAACTTTAGACTCACGCTTAGAGCTATCAAGCTCTGGGCTAAAC GCCACGGCATCTACTCCAACACGCTGGGCTACCTGGGCGGCGTGTCGTGGGCCATGCTGGTGGCGCGCACGTGCCAGCTGTACCCCAACGCCATGCCGGCCACGCTGGTGCACAAGTTCTTCCTGGTTTTCAGCCAGTGGAAGTGGCCGCAGCCGGTACTGCTGAAGCAGCCGGACTCCGTCAACCTCGGCTTCCCTGTCTGGGACCCTAGG GTGAACATATCGGACCGCTTCCACTTGATGCCGATCATAACTCCGGCCTACCCTCAACAGAACTCCACATTCAACGTGTGCGCATCTACCAGGACTGTTATCATGGAGGAGTTCCGACTTG GTCTAGCAATAACGGACGAGATAATGATGGGCAAGTGCGGCTGGGAGCGTCTGTTCGAGGCGCCCAACTTCTTCTCCCGCTACAAGCACTTCATCGTGCTGCTGGCGTCGTCCGCCAGCCCCGACGACCAGCTGCAGTGGTGCGGACTCATCGAGAGCAAGATCAGACATCTTATCA CAACCCTGGAGCGCAACTCGTACATAACGATAGCGCACGTGAACCCGGAGTGCTACAACTCGGTGCCGCTCAACACCAACAACGGACAGCCGCTCGCCTTGCCGCCAG gAGCCCCAATGCCGACAGATCCTGCCCCTGAAGTGAAAAAGAATGAAAAC gGAGAAGTGATAGCGAACTACTGCTCGATGTGGTTCATAGGGCTGGTGTTCGAGAAGACGAACCTCAACGTGGACCTGACGCACGACATCGTGTCCTTCACCAAGACCGTCAACTACCAGGCCGAGAACACCAACATGCTGCGTGAGGGCATGACTATTGAG GCGCGGCACGTCCGTCGCAAGCAGCTCCACCAATACCTATCAGGTTCACTGCTGAAACGTGAACGAACCACATCGGGCACCAAGCGCCGCCAGGAGCCACAAACAGTAGTCTCCAACAAGAAGATCAAACGACTCTCCGAGAGCAGTGTCAGTAATGCACCAAGT ACGGATGAGGTGAGCGTGTTGTCGTACAACGAGGACTCGAACTCGTCGAACATGTACGAGGTGAACATCCAGAACGGCGCGGCGGTGGCGGGGGTCGCGGCCGTGGCGGGGGTCGCGGGGGTCGCCGGGGTCGCGGCCGTGGCGGGCGTGGCGCCGAGCGCCGAGGCGTCCACGTCCAGCAGTATCGCGTGCACGTAG
- the hrg gene encoding poly(A) polymerase hiiragi isoform X4 — protein sequence MSKMWPASQYSHSNAHQQQNNAGKANEHQNQQNLKTLGMTSAISMAGPKPIDIEKTSELKDSLVPYGVFESEQEMHHRMEVLGSLHRLVRQWIREESLRKNMPPSVADTVGGNIYTFGSYRLGVHHRGADIDALCVAPRHIDRTDYFASFYELLKTQPQVKDLRAVEDAFVPVIKMNFDGIEIDLLFARLALKEIPDSFDLRDDMLLKNLDQKCVRSLNGCRVTDEILRLVPNINNFRLTLRAIKLWAKRHGIYSNTLGYLGGVSWAMLVARTCQLYPNAMPATLVHKFFLVFSQWKWPQPVLLKQPDSVNLGFPVWDPRVNISDRFHLMPIITPAYPQQNSTFNVCASTRTVIMEEFRLGLAITDEIMMGKCGWERLFEAPNFFSRYKHFIVLLASSASPDDQLQWCGLIESKIRHLITTLERNSYITIAHVNPECYNSVPLNTNNGQPLALPPGAPMPTDPAPEVKKNENGEVIANYCSMWFIGLVFEKTNLNVDLTHDIVSFTKTVNYQAENTNMLREGMTIEARHVRRKQLHQYLSGSLLKRERTTSGTKRRQEPQTVVSNKKIKRLSESSTDEVSVLSYNEDSNSSNMYEVNIQNGAAVAGVAAVAGVAGVAGVAAVAGVAPSAEASTSSSIACT from the exons ATGTCGAAGATGTGGCCCGCGTCGCAGTACTCGCACAGCAACGCCCACCAGCAGCAGAACAATGCTGGCAAGGCCAATGAGCACCAGAATCAACAGAACTTGAAGACACTGGGCATGACCTCTGCTATATCCATGGCAG GTCCAAAGCCCATAGACATAGAAAAGACAAGTGAGCTAAAAGACTCGCTGGTCCCGTACGGCGTGTTCGAGTCAGAGCAGGAGATGCACCACCGCATGGAAGTCCTGGGCTCGCTGCACCGCCTCGTGCGCCAGTGGATCCGCGAGGAGTCGTTGCGCAAGAACATGCCGCCCAGTGTGGCCGATACCGTCGGCGGGAATATTTATACTTTTGGATCTTACAGACTTGGG GTACATCACAGAGGTGCTGATATAGACGCCCTGTGCGTGGCCCCGCGACACATTGATAGAACCGACTACTTTGCATCCTTCTATGAACTATTGAAGACACAGCCTCAG GTAAAAGACTTGAGAGCGGTAGAGGACGCATTCGTGCCCGTAATTAAGATGAATTTTGACGGAATTGAGATTGACTTGCTGTTCGCCAGACTGGCGCTCAAAGAAATACCAG ACTCATTTGATCTCCGCGACGACATGTTGCTAAAGAACTTGGACCAGAAGTGCGTGCGCTCGCTCAACGGTTGTCGCGTCACGGACGAGATACTACGTCTCGTGCCCAACATCAACAACTTTAGACTCACGCTTAGAGCTATCAAGCTCTGGGCTAAAC GCCACGGCATCTACTCCAACACGCTGGGCTACCTGGGCGGCGTGTCGTGGGCCATGCTGGTGGCGCGCACGTGCCAGCTGTACCCCAACGCCATGCCGGCCACGCTGGTGCACAAGTTCTTCCTGGTTTTCAGCCAGTGGAAGTGGCCGCAGCCGGTACTGCTGAAGCAGCCGGACTCCGTCAACCTCGGCTTCCCTGTCTGGGACCCTAGG GTGAACATATCGGACCGCTTCCACTTGATGCCGATCATAACTCCGGCCTACCCTCAACAGAACTCCACATTCAACGTGTGCGCATCTACCAGGACTGTTATCATGGAGGAGTTCCGACTTG GTCTAGCAATAACGGACGAGATAATGATGGGCAAGTGCGGCTGGGAGCGTCTGTTCGAGGCGCCCAACTTCTTCTCCCGCTACAAGCACTTCATCGTGCTGCTGGCGTCGTCCGCCAGCCCCGACGACCAGCTGCAGTGGTGCGGACTCATCGAGAGCAAGATCAGACATCTTATCA CAACCCTGGAGCGCAACTCGTACATAACGATAGCGCACGTGAACCCGGAGTGCTACAACTCGGTGCCGCTCAACACCAACAACGGACAGCCGCTCGCCTTGCCGCCAG gAGCCCCAATGCCGACAGATCCTGCCCCTGAAGTGAAAAAGAATGAAAAC gGAGAAGTGATAGCGAACTACTGCTCGATGTGGTTCATAGGGCTGGTGTTCGAGAAGACGAACCTCAACGTGGACCTGACGCACGACATCGTGTCCTTCACCAAGACCGTCAACTACCAGGCCGAGAACACCAACATGCTGCGTGAGGGCATGACTATTGAG GCGCGGCACGTCCGTCGCAAGCAGCTCCACCAATACCTATCAGGTTCACTGCTGAAACGTGAACGAACCACATCGGGCACCAAGCGCCGCCAGGAGCCACAAACAGTAGTCTCCAACAAGAAGATCAAACGACTCTCCGAGAGCAGT ACGGATGAGGTGAGCGTGTTGTCGTACAACGAGGACTCGAACTCGTCGAACATGTACGAGGTGAACATCCAGAACGGCGCGGCGGTGGCGGGGGTCGCGGCCGTGGCGGGGGTCGCGGGGGTCGCCGGGGTCGCGGCCGTGGCGGGCGTGGCGCCGAGCGCCGAGGCGTCCACGTCCAGCAGTATCGCGTGCACGTAG
- the hrg gene encoding poly(A) polymerase hiiragi isoform X1 produces the protein MSESKFKYADYVGKFSNLLAAVFKNIMNGPKPIDIEKTSELKDSLVPYGVFESEQEMHHRMEVLGSLHRLVRQWIREESLRKNMPPSVADTVGGNIYTFGSYRLGVHHRGADIDALCVAPRHIDRTDYFASFYELLKTQPQVKDLRAVEDAFVPVIKMNFDGIEIDLLFARLALKEIPDSFDLRDDMLLKNLDQKCVRSLNGCRVTDEILRLVPNINNFRLTLRAIKLWAKRHGIYSNTLGYLGGVSWAMLVARTCQLYPNAMPATLVHKFFLVFSQWKWPQPVLLKQPDSVNLGFPVWDPRVNISDRFHLMPIITPAYPQQNSTFNVCASTRTVIMEEFRLGLAITDEIMMGKCGWERLFEAPNFFSRYKHFIVLLASSASPDDQLQWCGLIESKIRHLITTLERNSYITIAHVNPECYNSVPLNTNNGQPLALPPGAPMPTDPAPEVKKNENGEVIANYCSMWFIGLVFEKTNLNVDLTHDIVSFTKTVNYQAENTNMLREGMTIEARHVRRKQLHQYLSGSLLKRERTTSGTKRRQEPQTVVSNKKIKRLSESSVSNAPSTDEVSVLSYNEDSNSSNMYEVNIQNGAAVAGVAAVAGVAGVAGVAAVAGVAPSAEASTSSSIACT, from the exons ATGTCtgaaagtaaatttaaatatgCAGATTATGTAGGTAAATTTAGTAATCTACTAGCCgctgtctttaaaaatattatgaatg GTCCAAAGCCCATAGACATAGAAAAGACAAGTGAGCTAAAAGACTCGCTGGTCCCGTACGGCGTGTTCGAGTCAGAGCAGGAGATGCACCACCGCATGGAAGTCCTGGGCTCGCTGCACCGCCTCGTGCGCCAGTGGATCCGCGAGGAGTCGTTGCGCAAGAACATGCCGCCCAGTGTGGCCGATACCGTCGGCGGGAATATTTATACTTTTGGATCTTACAGACTTGGG GTACATCACAGAGGTGCTGATATAGACGCCCTGTGCGTGGCCCCGCGACACATTGATAGAACCGACTACTTTGCATCCTTCTATGAACTATTGAAGACACAGCCTCAG GTAAAAGACTTGAGAGCGGTAGAGGACGCATTCGTGCCCGTAATTAAGATGAATTTTGACGGAATTGAGATTGACTTGCTGTTCGCCAGACTGGCGCTCAAAGAAATACCAG ACTCATTTGATCTCCGCGACGACATGTTGCTAAAGAACTTGGACCAGAAGTGCGTGCGCTCGCTCAACGGTTGTCGCGTCACGGACGAGATACTACGTCTCGTGCCCAACATCAACAACTTTAGACTCACGCTTAGAGCTATCAAGCTCTGGGCTAAAC GCCACGGCATCTACTCCAACACGCTGGGCTACCTGGGCGGCGTGTCGTGGGCCATGCTGGTGGCGCGCACGTGCCAGCTGTACCCCAACGCCATGCCGGCCACGCTGGTGCACAAGTTCTTCCTGGTTTTCAGCCAGTGGAAGTGGCCGCAGCCGGTACTGCTGAAGCAGCCGGACTCCGTCAACCTCGGCTTCCCTGTCTGGGACCCTAGG GTGAACATATCGGACCGCTTCCACTTGATGCCGATCATAACTCCGGCCTACCCTCAACAGAACTCCACATTCAACGTGTGCGCATCTACCAGGACTGTTATCATGGAGGAGTTCCGACTTG GTCTAGCAATAACGGACGAGATAATGATGGGCAAGTGCGGCTGGGAGCGTCTGTTCGAGGCGCCCAACTTCTTCTCCCGCTACAAGCACTTCATCGTGCTGCTGGCGTCGTCCGCCAGCCCCGACGACCAGCTGCAGTGGTGCGGACTCATCGAGAGCAAGATCAGACATCTTATCA CAACCCTGGAGCGCAACTCGTACATAACGATAGCGCACGTGAACCCGGAGTGCTACAACTCGGTGCCGCTCAACACCAACAACGGACAGCCGCTCGCCTTGCCGCCAG gAGCCCCAATGCCGACAGATCCTGCCCCTGAAGTGAAAAAGAATGAAAAC gGAGAAGTGATAGCGAACTACTGCTCGATGTGGTTCATAGGGCTGGTGTTCGAGAAGACGAACCTCAACGTGGACCTGACGCACGACATCGTGTCCTTCACCAAGACCGTCAACTACCAGGCCGAGAACACCAACATGCTGCGTGAGGGCATGACTATTGAG GCGCGGCACGTCCGTCGCAAGCAGCTCCACCAATACCTATCAGGTTCACTGCTGAAACGTGAACGAACCACATCGGGCACCAAGCGCCGCCAGGAGCCACAAACAGTAGTCTCCAACAAGAAGATCAAACGACTCTCCGAGAGCAGTGTCAGTAATGCACCAAGT ACGGATGAGGTGAGCGTGTTGTCGTACAACGAGGACTCGAACTCGTCGAACATGTACGAGGTGAACATCCAGAACGGCGCGGCGGTGGCGGGGGTCGCGGCCGTGGCGGGGGTCGCGGGGGTCGCCGGGGTCGCGGCCGTGGCGGGCGTGGCGCCGAGCGCCGAGGCGTCCACGTCCAGCAGTATCGCGTGCACGTAG